From the genome of Pseudomonas sp. WJP1:
AGGCTTGAAGGTCTCGGTGGCCGCGTTTCTTGAGCATCGGGCCTTCGAGGGCGTAGCGCTGTTGTCGGCGAACCAGAGCAAACGCCTGGTCAGTGCCAACGGCGCGTTTGTCAGCCGTGCGCTGTTCCCGTTCGACGTGGCGCGCCAATCGGAGTTTTATGAGTTGCGCCTGAGCCCCTTGGGCGAGGACCAGAGCGAAGGCCATGGCCCCGGAGTCCAGGAAAACCTGGTGGTGTCCCAGGGTGTGCTGGAAATCAGCGTCAATGATGAACGCTACCTGCTTTCAACAGGCGACTCGATCCTGTTTTATGCCGACCAGCCTCACCGCTA
Proteins encoded in this window:
- a CDS encoding XRE family transcriptional regulator, which gives rise to MEHQEEDANCERVAQNLQRLRSKRHLSLDALARQCGVSRAMLAQIESGRSVPSIKVLCKIAKGLKVSVAAFLEHRAFEGVALLSANQSKRLVSANGAFVSRALFPFDVARQSEFYELRLSPLGEDQSEGHGPGVQENLVVSQGVLEISVNDERYLLSTGDSILFYADQPHRYRNPADSEAVAYLVVTYPERLD